Proteins found in one Pseudomonadota bacterium genomic segment:
- the nusA gene encoding transcription termination/antitermination protein NusA has protein sequence MFQDLSRVLDQVSKDKGIPREMIIEAIETAFLTAARKKWGHLGELEAHFNDENGEIELFQFKTAVEQINDANTEMTLDEARQLDPEAQPGDSIGVKMDPSVFGRIAAQTAKQVIIQKVREAERNIVFEEYKGRLGELITGIVRRFEKGEMVVDLGRTEAAVPKQEQVPSESYRAGERLQGFFLRIDKEGKGPPVVLSRRNIGLLIALFTMEVPEIAEGIVEIRAAAREPGVRSKIAVSSRDSDVDPVGACVGMKGSRVQSVVGELKGEKIDIVAWDSDSARFVCNALAPAEVVKVIIRDREHAMEVVVPDDQLSLAIGRRGQNVRLAAQLTGWNIDVYSETRIEQVAARARKVLSQVLGVDDGTAMMLYSHSFRSFEDIASSTPEDLAQVPGVGRELLEQAHAKAKGAVEKGLSTHEMIAEIIKVEEEEMALRKQQEAEAAALAAEAAAQAAAEAAAEAAAAEPAPEEGALPEAVCDPVEAKEEDEAQK, from the coding sequence ATGTTTCAGGACCTGAGCAGGGTGCTGGATCAGGTCAGCAAGGACAAGGGCATCCCGCGCGAGATGATCATCGAGGCCATCGAGACCGCGTTTCTCACGGCCGCCCGCAAGAAGTGGGGGCACCTGGGCGAGCTCGAGGCGCACTTCAACGACGAGAACGGCGAGATCGAGCTCTTCCAGTTCAAGACCGCGGTCGAGCAGATCAACGACGCGAACACCGAGATGACCCTCGATGAGGCGCGCCAGCTCGATCCGGAGGCGCAGCCGGGCGACAGCATCGGAGTGAAGATGGACCCCTCCGTCTTCGGCCGCATCGCGGCCCAGACCGCCAAGCAGGTGATCATACAGAAGGTCCGCGAGGCGGAGCGCAACATCGTATTCGAGGAGTACAAGGGCAGGCTCGGCGAGCTGATCACCGGGATCGTCCGCCGCTTCGAGAAGGGCGAGATGGTGGTGGACCTCGGCCGAACCGAGGCGGCGGTCCCGAAGCAGGAGCAGGTCCCCTCCGAGAGCTACCGGGCCGGCGAGAGGCTTCAGGGGTTCTTCCTCAGGATAGACAAGGAGGGCAAGGGGCCGCCGGTCGTCCTCTCCAGGCGCAACATCGGGCTTCTCATCGCGCTCTTCACCATGGAGGTCCCCGAGATCGCGGAGGGCATAGTCGAGATAAGGGCCGCGGCGCGCGAGCCGGGCGTCAGATCGAAGATCGCGGTCTCCTCCCGCGACTCGGACGTGGACCCGGTCGGCGCCTGCGTGGGCATGAAGGGCTCGCGCGTTCAGAGCGTGGTCGGCGAGCTCAAGGGCGAGAAGATCGACATAGTGGCGTGGGACAGCGACTCCGCGCGCTTCGTCTGCAACGCGCTCGCTCCCGCGGAGGTCGTGAAGGTGATCATCCGCGATCGCGAGCACGCGATGGAGGTGGTGGTCCCCGACGACCAGCTCTCGCTCGCCATCGGCCGCAGGGGCCAGAACGTGAGGCTGGCCGCGCAGCTCACCGGCTGGAACATCGACGTCTACAGCGAGACCCGCATCGAGCAGGTCGCGGCCCGCGCGCGCAAGGTCCTCTCCCAGGTGCTGGGCGTGGACGACGGCACCGCGATGATGCTCTACTCGCACTCGTTCCGCAGCTTCGAGGACATCGCGTCGTCGACCCCGGAGGACCTGGCCCAGGTCCCGGGCGTCGGCAGGGAGCTGCTGGAGCAGGCGCACGCGAAGGCGAAGGGGGCGGTGGAGAAGGGCCTCTCGACGCACGAGATGATCGCCGAGATCATAAAGGTCGAGGAGGAGGAGATGGCCCTACGCAAGCAGCAGGAGGCGGAGGCTGCGGCGTTGGCGGCGGAGGCGGCCGCGCAGGCGGCTGCCGAGGCGGCTGCCGAAGCGGCAGCGGCGGAACCCGCTCCGGAGGAGGGAGCTCTGCCCGAGGCGGTCTGCGACCCGGTGGAGGCGAAGGAGGAGGACGAGGCGCAGAAATGA
- a CDS encoding ribosome maturation factor RimP: protein MAMDCKEIEKRAEAVAAPILANLGYSLVACEFTFEDGRWQLRLFVDREGGVTVGDCARASHAVEDAIAVEDFIPAAYNLEVSSPGIFRPLRTEDDFKRYTGERARIKTVEPIGGRSNFRGILIGVEGGQVAVSIDGTKFMVPMEKIGRARLDPVEIMPAKGERRVAG from the coding sequence ATGGCGATGGATTGCAAAGAGATAGAGAAAAGGGCCGAGGCGGTCGCAGCCCCCATACTCGCCAACCTGGGCTATTCCCTGGTCGCATGCGAGTTCACCTTTGAGGACGGCCGCTGGCAGCTCAGGCTCTTTGTAGACCGGGAGGGCGGAGTGACCGTGGGCGACTGCGCCAGGGCCTCACATGCGGTGGAGGACGCCATAGCGGTCGAGGACTTCATACCCGCAGCCTACAACCTCGAGGTCTCGTCGCCGGGCATATTCAGGCCCCTGAGGACCGAGGACGATTTCAAGAGATACACCGGCGAGCGGGCCAGGATAAAGACGGTGGAGCCGATAGGGGGGCGCAGCAATTTCAGGGGCATCCTGATCGGCGTCGAGGGGGGCCAGGTGGCTGTCTCGATCGACGGGACGAAGTTCATGGTCCCGATGGAGAAGATCGGCAGGGCAAGGCTCGATCCTGTGGAGATAATGCCCGCGAAGGGGGAGAGGCGGGTCGCAGGTTGA